The sequence below is a genomic window from Thalassobaculum sp. OXR-137.
GATCTGGACCTGGGTCGGGGCAGTGATCATCGTCTCCGCCGCCATCTACATCGCCCGCCGCGAGGCCCTGGCCCGCGAGCGCGGCGTTCAGACCGTCCGTCCGGCCCAGTCGAGCTCCGCGAATACCGGGTAGTGGTCGGAGGCCTTGCTGTCGCCGATCCAGCTCCGCACCACCGCGCCGGCAAGGTCCAGCGTGGCGACCAGGTGGTCGATCTTGTAGCCGCTTTCCTGGGTGTAGAAGGTGGACGCGGCGAGCGGATCGTGCCCGGCGGCGACGAAGGTGTCGACGAGCTGGTCGGCCCGGCGCAGGCGCCCCCGATGGGGGTCCATCTCGCCGCAGACGAGCTCGATCTCCCGTGACTCCGCCGTGCAGTTGAAGTCGCCGCCCAGGATCACCGTGTCGGTCAGCGGCACGTCCACCGCATCGCCGGCCCAGGCGTTCGGGAACGGCCCGTCGGCGGGCAGAGCGTCGGTCCCGCCCTCGCGGATGAAGCGCATCAGCACTTCGACCTGCGGCAGGCGCTGGCCGGCGGAGATATGGGAGAGGTGGACCGAATAGGCGCGGATCGGCCCGGCCGGGGTCTGGCAGATCCCCTCCACCACGCAGCGCTGGACGTCCATGGTCTCCGGCAGGGCATGCTTGGGGAGAAGCTGGGTGCGCGAGGACAGGATCGGCCAACGGCTGGCGATCATGTTGCCGAACGTGCGCCGCCGGTTGACCACCGTGCCGTCCACCACGGTGCTGGCATCGCTGTCGAAGGTCGAACCGAACACCACGTAGCGGTTCAGCCGCGCCGCCAGTTCCGCCACCTGATCCTCGCCGTCGTTGCGCGCCCAGTTCTGGGTGACTTCCTGGAACAGGATGATGTCGGCGTCGGCGACCGCGTCGGCGATCCGGGCGATGTCGTAGCGGCCGTCCTGACCGAGGGCGTACTGGATGTTGTAGGTGGCGACGACGAGGCGCATCGGCGGGTCCTTTTCAGTCGGTCTATTGATAAGTCAGGCAGGGCGGGCGTCCATCCTGGCAAGAGGCCGTGACGGCAGTATGTCGCCGCCCGGCTCTTGCCGGAACGGGGTGCCGACGACAGGTTCTGTACCATGATCCAGATCCTGTTCGCCCTGCTCGGCCTGTTAATGCTCGCCGGCTGCTACCTGTCCCGCTCGGCCGACCTGCCGGACGAGCTGATGCGCACCTGGCAGGGGGCGACGGTGGTCGTGCCGTTCTCCTCGGCCGATCCGGCCATGACGGACATCACCGGGGAGATGAGCGAGGTGGAACCGCTGCTGCGCTCCGCCCGGCTGGCCCCGACCCTGCCGGTGGTGATCTTCCTGCATGGCTGCAACGGCCTGCACCGGGGCTATCGGGTCGATGTGGAGTTCCTGCGCGACCTCGGTTACGCGGTGATCGCCCCGGACAGCTTCTCGCGCGCCTACAAGCCCACGAGCTGCGACTGGCGCTCGAAATCCGCCGGCTCCCATCCCGGGGTGATCGGCTTCCGGCTGGCCGAGGCGGATTACGCCATCCGCCAGGTACGGAGCTTCCCCTGGGTCGACCCTTCGCAGATCGTGCTGATGGGCCAGAGCGAGGGCGGAATGACGACCGCCAACTATACCGGCAGCGACGTCGCCGCCCGGGTGATCCTGGGCTGGACCTGCCAGATCCCGTGGCCGCCGCTCTGGGGCATCAAGGGGGAGGACGACATTCCGGTCCTCTCCGTGGTCAGCGCCGAGGACCGCTGGTTCCAGCGGTGGTTCCTGCGCGGCGACTGCGGCGAGGACATGGACGGTTTCGCCGATGCCCGGTCCGTGGTGATCGACGGTTCCACCCATCACGTTCTACGCCGCGACGAAGCCCGGGAGGCGGTGGCCGGGTTCCTGGAAAGGGTGGCGCCGTCACCGAAGCTGAAACGGCTGGCGCGGGATTAGAGGAAAGGAATCCACCCTCTTTCCCATTCTCATTCTCTCCCCGGATTGATTCCGGGGCCTACCCTCGGGCGAGACCAACGCCGTCGAACAGCAGCGTCGGACTCAGTGCAGTCGGATGGGTGGGCCCCGGAACAGGTCCGGGGAGTGTGGTTGGGATGAGAGGGCGTGCCCTCAGAGCGGCGCCGGCGGCGTCACCCCGAGCTTCCCGGCCCACTCCGCAAGCCCCTCCATGATCCCCGGATACAGCGCCACGCCTTCCGCCAGCGCCGCGCGCTTGCGGGCGAGGGCGCCGTCGCCCGGCAGACGCACCGCGTCGACGCCCGGGCGCGGCGGGTTGGTGCGGCAGAGCTCCACCAGCCGGTCGGTCTGGCGGCTGAAGGCATCCGCCCCGGCGAAGGCTGTCGGGTCCTGTACCTGAACCCAGATGCTCGCCCCCCAGCCTTCCGGCGGATCGGCCCGGCCGTGGCCGGACAGCCCCTGGGTCAGCGCTTCCACGATCAGCGCCAGGCCGTACCCCTTATGCCCGTGGTCCAGCCCGCCCACCGGCAGGATGGTGCCCGGCGGATCGGTGAACAGCACCGCCGGGTCCTTGGACGGGTTGCCCTCGGCGTCGATCAGCCAGGGATGCTCCAGCGTCCGACCTTCCTTGTGCAGCCGGTTGGTCAGCCCGTTGGTGGTGATCGAGGCCGAGATGTCGATCAGGATCGGATCGCCGGAGGTCGGGATGCCGACCGCCATCGGATCCGGCGTGTAGATCGCCCTGGTGCCGCCGAACGGCGCCACGCTGGCCACCGCCGGGTCGGAGCAGGTCAGGGTCACCATCATCCCCTCATCGGTCGCCCGCTGCAGGAAGGCGGCCAGACAGGCGATGTGATGGGAGCGGCGGATCGACACGGTGCAGGTGCCGTACCGCCGGGCCCGCTCCACCGCCAGGTCCACCGCGCTCGCGGTCAGCCACACGCCGGACAGCCGCATGCCGTCCCAGACCACCACCGGGCCGCGGTCGGACAGCACCTCCGGCATCCCCGTCGCCGTCATCGATCCGTCCTTGAGGGCCGCGAGATAGGCGCCGACGAGCTGCAGCCCATGGGTGGTGTGGCCCATCAGGTCGGCCTCGACCATCAGCGGCGCCACCAGGGCGGCCTTGTCGGCCGGCAGTCCGGCGCCGACGAACAGCGCCTCGGCGTAGTCGATCAGCGCCTGGGCGGCGTAGCGTTCCGTCATTCCGTATCCTCCCTCTTGGCCGCCGCTATGAGTGCGACGTTTCCGTGCAGATGCAGTATCTGATGCTCCAGGCCGAGTTCGGTAAACCACCGAACGTAATCGTCGAGTCTGGCGGGCCGGTTGCTTTGCGACAGATCGGCCTCGTAGTCGGAGAAGGTCTGCGCCGTCCGCATGGGCCGGCCGTGGATCGCCTCGATCCGCGCCCAGATCGCCCGCTGCAGCTCGAACGTCGCCGGCGTCGTCAGGCGCAGCCGGTCGTACAGCAGGAACACCCCGCCCGGCGCCAGCCGTTCCGCCGCCCAGGCGATCACCGACCGTTTGGCCGCGTCCTCCAGATCGTGGAAGGTCAGGGCGGTGGCGATCACCTTGAACGGGCCGCCGCCGATCTCGATCGCGCCGATATCGCCGAGGTCGCCCTCGACGAAGCGCGCCCGGTCGCCGAACCGGCCCCGCGCCGCCTCCAGCGACTCGCCCTTGCGGTCGACGCCGGTGAACGCCACATCGTCGCGGCGCTGGAACAGCAGGTGGGCCAGATAGCCGGTCCCGCAGCCGAGATCGAGGACGGCCTCGCCCTGCCGCAGCACGGCATCCGCCGCCGCGACCAGGATATCGAGCTGCTCTGCGCGGGTCGGGTGACCGCCGATCGGATCGTCCATCGTCTAAACCCCTCTGACTCAAAGGATTACTGAAAAGGCCACCGTGCATGGCGGTTTTCCAGCGCTTTTGCCTTGATTTTAGATAAAACTTTACATAAATTCACGTCACCTACAGTCCTTCAGAAAGAGGGAAGACGATGACCAGAATGGTGACTGATAAGGCTTTTGCCCTTCTATCTCAATCTGTTGCCGACATTGTCGGCAACGAGACCAAAATTGCGACGGCGCTCATGCGCGCCATCAACAGTGGGAGTTCGGTGGATCTGATGATGGCCCAGGCCTCGTTCGAGGATCTCGACGTTGCCACTCGGCGCCAGATTCACGGCCACGCCATGCGGCTGGCCGATACGATTCACTGATCTGGGGGACGGATAACCAGATCCTCTGTTTTGTCGCTTTTGAAGGTGTCGCGGGATCCCCCACCCCCGCGATTCCGTTTCCCCGGCCAGCCTCCACAGGCGGCCGGGGAAACCCCTTTCCTGCCTCAGGCTCGGCGACGAAACCACCGCTCCGGGCGTCACGGCTACTTCTTGTCCGCCTTCTCGAGATCGGCGTAGCAACGCTCCGCGCCGGCGTGCAGCGGTACGTTGACCCCGATCAGCGCCGAAGTCAGACGGACCTGCTTGCCGCCGGGATGCCCGCCGTCCAGCAGCGTGCGGGTGGCGTCGTTCCACAGCGCCTTGCAGACGGCGTAGACGAGGTCGTCCGGCGCGCCGGCGGTGGTGACCCACTGCGCGGTCACGCCGAATGTGTCGATCTCCTTCTGGTCGGGCCCGTACACCGTGGCCGGGATCGGCGCGCGGGTCAGAAACTCGTGACGCTCCAGCAGCGCGTCGACCGCGGGCCCGTCGAGCGGCACGATCCGGGCCTGTCGCGCCCGGATCAGATTGGCGACCGCGTTCGTCGGGACGCCGGCGACGATGAAGAAGGCGTCCAGTTCGTTCCGCGCCATCAGGCTCGCCGCCGGTCCCGGCTTCATATATTCGGCGATGACCCCGCCGGTTCCGATCCCGGCCGCCTCCAGCAGCCCGGTGGCCAGCAGCAGCGTGCCCGAGCCCGGCTCGTCCAGCGACACCCGCTGGCCGGCCAGATCCGCCAGGGTGGCGATATCGGTCTCCGCCCCGACCACGAGCTGCATGTGCTCGGCGTAGAGCGATGCGATCACCCGCAGGTCGGTCATGGGCTCGCGGCCGGCGAAGGCCCCCGTTCCGGTATAGGCTGCATGGATGACGTCGGACTGGGCGAAGCCGGAATCGATTTCGCCCCGCTCCATCGCCTCGATATTCGCCACCGATCCGTTGGACGAGACGACGATCCCGATCAGGCCGGGAACGCCGCAGCTCCCTCCGGCCTCGCAGGCGCGCGAGCCGGGCGGACTGGAGATCGCGTTCCCGATGATGGAGCCGATCGGATAGTAAGTGCCGTTCACCCCGCCGGTGCCGATCCGGAAGAATTTCGGCTCCTGCGCCGCGCTGGCGGGCGGATCGACGGACACAAGAATGGCGGCGAACGACAGAAGGGCGACGGACAATCGGGTCAGGGTCGTCATCTTTCTGCTTCGGCTCCCTCGGTCGGGTCACGGGATCGTTCGACGGCGCTATTGGAGATAGTAACGCACCAACTCCTTGGCACCGTCGGAATTCCATTCCGCATCGCCGAGAATCCGTCCCATCACCTTGCCGTCCGGCGAAATCAGAACCGTGGTCGGCAGGCCCGTCGCCTTCATCTCGCGGGCCAGGGCCCCCTTGGGATCGGCGGCGGTCTTCAGGTGCGTCACGTCGAGCCCGTCGAGAAACGGCTGCGCAACCTCCAGACCCTTGCGATCGATCGAGATGATCAGCACCCGGAACGCGTCGCTGCCGAGATCGACCTGCAATTCGTCCAGCGCGGGCAGCTCGCGGATGCAGGGCGCACACCAGGTGGCCCAGAAATTCACCAGTACCGTCTGCCCCGCGTAAGCGTCGAGGTTGATGCGCTCGCCGTCCGGGTCTAGGAAGTCGATGTCCGGTGCCGGCTGCGGATCGGCGAAGGCTTCCCACGCTCCGTAGCCGCCGGAAAACGCCGGCGGACCGGAAGCGGAGGCGACCGTCAGAATGGCCCCGCCCGCAGCGAGTGCCGCAACGAGACCGACGACCCCGCCAACCAGCGCCAGCCGCCGCGGCGACCAGGAAGAAAGCGAACCGAGAAACGCCATGACCGACTCTACTCCCGCGAATTCAATGTGGGGCGGCCGCTTTGCCGCCGGACCGGCGGAAGCCATGGAACGGATCAACCCCTCCATCGACTTCGACCGTCGCCTCTGGCGCGAAGACATCCTGGGCTCGAAGGCGCATGCGGAGATGCTGACGGCTCAGGGCATCATCACAGCCGAAGATGGGGCGGCGATCGCCCAGGGTCTAGACGACATCTGGGGCGAGATCGAGTCCGGGTCGTTCAAATTCTCGCACGCACTGGAAGATATCCACCTCAACGTCGAGAACCGGCTGCGCGAGAAAATCGGCGATGCGGCCGGCCGTCTGCACACCGGACGCTCGCGCAACGACCAGATCGCCCTCGACATGAAGCTGTGGACCCGCGGCGCGGTCGACGCGCTGGAGGTCGAGCTGAAGGACCTGCAGGCCGCGCTGATCGAGCAGGCCGACCGGCATGCCGAGACCATCATGCCCGGCTTCACCCACCTGCAGCCGGCCCAGCCGGTCACCTTCGGCCACCACCTGCTGGCCTATGTGGAGATGATCGGCCGCGACCGCTCCCGGCTGGCCGATGCCCGCAGGCGGCTGAACGAGAGCCCGCTCGGTGCGGCGGCGCTGGCCGGCACCCCGTTCCCGATCGACCGCCACATGACCGCGTCCAAGCTCGGCTTCGACCGGCCGGCGGCGAACTCGCTCGACGCCGTCTCCGATCGCGATTTCGTGATGGAGGTGCTGGCCGCCGCCGGGATCTGCGCGGTGCACCTGTCGCGCCTGGCCGAAGAGCTGATCATCTGGACCACGCCGCAGTTCCGCTTCGTGAAGCTGTCCGACGCCTTCACCACCGGCAGCTCGATCATGCCGCAGAAGAAGAACCCGGACGGCGCCGAACTGGTGAAGGGCAAGGCCGGCCGCATCCTGGCCGCCTTCACCGGCACCGCCATCGTGCTGAAGGGCCTGCCGCTGGCCTATGGCAAGGACATGCAGGAGGACAAGGAGCCGTGCTTCGACGCGGTCGACAATCTCGGCCTCTGCATCGCCTGCACCACCGGCATGATCCGCGACCTGCAGGCCAATCCGGACTCCATGCGCAAGGCCGTGGTCGCCGGCTTCCCGACCGCCACCGACCTCGCCGACTGGCTGGTGCGCGAGACCGGCATGCCATTCCGCGACGCCCACCATGTGACCGGCCGGGCGGTGAAGGCCGCCGAGGAGCGCGGTTGCGGGCTTGAGGATCTGCCGCTCGACGTGCTGCGCGAGATTCACCCGGCTATCGACGACCGCATCTATGGCGTGCTGTCGGTGGAGGCATCGCTCAACGCGCGGACGAGCTACGGCGGCACCGCCCCGGTGCGGGTCCGCGAACAGGTCGCCGAGGCCCGCAAGCGGTTCCTGGGCGACGGTTCCTGAGACGGAGGATTGAGGATGGACGAGACCCGCCGGACCCTGCTTCTCGCGCTGGCCGCCCTGGCCACCGGCGGTCTCGCCGCCTGCGGCAAGCGGGGCGATCCGAACCCGCCCAAGGACAGACCCTCCCCCCATCCCCGCAGCTATCCGGCGCCGTACCAGACCAAGGTGCTGACGGAGTAGGCGGTCCGGGGGAGAAAAGAGATAGCAGCCATTCCACTCTTTCTCACTCCCCGGACTTGTTCCGGGGCTACCCCGGCCGCCTTGGCGGGCGCCTGTGAGTTTCCTTTCGCGCCCGCCCCGGAGGACGCCCTACCCCGGAACAAGTCCGGCGAGTGGGCAATGGCCGGAGGAAATGGGCCGCGGAGAGATATCCGCCCTCGCCTCGAGCTGACGAACACATCCGCTTGAAACGCCGTCCCGGGACTTGACCCACCCGGGGCGCCGACCAACACTCCCTGTATCGGCGCCCGGTAGGCGGTCGCTTCGGAGCGGGTTCTGGCGATGGCAGGTTTATGCCGGCCGGAAGAAGCCACCGGCGCACCGGACGCCCCGACGATGGTGGAGACCCGTGGTGCGCAACCCGCAGACGCCGGACCGGTCGACGTTCAAAGAAGGTGCCGACCCGAGCGGCGTGCTTGCCGCCAAGCTCGCTCTGGCCAAGGCTGTGCTGGGCTGGGAGCGGCTATGGCCGTCGCTGTGGCCGCCCCTGGTGATCGCCACGCTGTTCATCGCGCTGGCGCTTATCGGCGTGCCGGGATGGATCGGCGACCTGACCTATGGCTGGGGGCACCTGACGCTGCTGGTCGCCCTCGGCGCCGCCTTCCTGTGGAGCCTGCGCCGCGGGGCACAGCGCTGGCAGCCCGCGACCCATGCGGACGCGGTGCGCCGGCTGGAGCGCGACAGCGGTCTGTCCCACCGGCCGCTCAGCAGCCTGGGTGACCGTCCGGCGGACGAGGCGAACTACATGGGCCTCGCCATCTGGCGCGCCCATCTCAAACGCGAGGCGGCCCGCCTGAAGGGTCTGAAGGTCGGCGCCCCGGAACCGAGCATGGCCCGGCTGGACCGCTACGGCCTGCGGGCCGGTCTCGCCTTCGCCCTGGTGCTCGGCCTCGCCATAGCCGCCGGCAATCCCGGCCAGCGGATCGCCCAGGCCTTCCAGCCGGATCTGCGGTCGCCCTATGCGGCGGCACCGCCGACTCTCGACGTCTGGATCAACCCGCCGGCCTATACCGGCCGCGTCCCCATGCTGCTGGCACGCGCCGTGGAGACGCAGGAGGGCGGTGCCGCGCCTGCCGCCGAGACACCGCCCGAACGTCTCGCCGTCCCGGTCGGCTCCGTCCTGCTCGCCAAGGTGAACGGCGGAGAGGGCACGCCCGAACTGGCCGTCGCCGAGGGCGAAGGGGATCAGGCGCGCGAGACCGTCCGCCCGTTCGAGACCGTCGGCACCCGCGCCCATCAGATCGAGATGCCCATTGAGGCGGGGACCGCGCTGACCATCCGCCAGGACGGCGACGACCTTGCCGGGTGGACGATCACCGTCGTGCCGGACCTGAAGCCGACCGTCTCCATGGCGGAACCGCCGGCCGCCACCGAGCGGGCGGCGCTGATGATCCATTTCGCCGCGTCCGACGATTACGGACTAGACGCGGTCGAGGCGCGGATCGACCGGCTCGACAGCCTGTCCGAAGTGGCCAGCGAGGCCCCGATCGTCCTACCGCTGTCGTTGCCCGGTTCCGCGCCGGAGGCCGTCGACGCCAAGGACTACCACGACCTCACCCCCCATCCCTGGGCCGGACAGCCGGTGCGGATCACCCTGGTGGCCCGCGACGCCATCGGCCAGGAGGGGCTCAGCGAGCCTCTGACCATCATCCTGCCGGAGCGGCAGTTCACCCATCCGGTCGCCCAGGCCATCATCGAGCAGCGCAAGCGCCTGACCACCGAGCCCGGCGAGAAGGACGACATCGCCCAGGTGCTGATGTCCATCGCCGTGCGGCCGCATCACTATTTCGAGGATCTCGTCACCTTTCTGGCCCTGCGCACCGCCGCCGGCCGCCTCGTCCTGAACGACGAGAGCCCGGAAATGGTCGAGGCCGTCCAGAAGCTGCTCTGGGACACCGCCCTGCGGGTCGAGGACGGCGAACTCTCCCTCGCCGAGCGCGAGCTGCGGGAGATCGAACGCAAGATCATGGACCTGCTGGCCGAGGACAGCGTCGATCAGGCCGAACTGGACAAGCTCATGGACGAGCTGCGCCAGGCCATCGACAAGATGCTTCAGGCCATGGCCGAGCAGATGCAGGAAATGATGCGCAACGGCGAGCAGAACGCCGAGCAGATGCAGGAGGTCGACCCGAACCGCATCATCGAGCGCCAGGACCTGATGGACATGCTGGAGCGGGCCCGCGAAATGGCCCAGGCCGGCGCCAAGGACGCGGCGCGCGAGATGCTCTCCCAGCTCCGCGAGCTGATGGAGAACCTGCGTGCCGGACGGCCGCAGATGATGTCGCCGGAACAGCTCGCCGCCCGCGAGATGATGCGCCAGCTCCAGGATCTGGCCGAGCAGCAGCAGCGGCTGATGGACGAGACCTTCAAGAACCACCAGCAGGAGCAGCAGTTCGGCAACCGGGGCCAGCAGAACCTGGGCAACCAGCCCTTCGGCAGCCAGCCCGGACAGCAGCCGGGCCAGCGCGGCGAACAGGGCCAGCCGGGCCAGCGTCCCGGCCAGGGCCAGAACGGGCAGGGCCAGAACGGCCAGGGTCAGTCGCCTCAAGGCATGAGCGCCGAACAGCTCGCCCAGATGCAGGAGCAGCTGCGCCGGCAGCTCGGCGAGTTCATGCGCAAGCTGGGCGAGGGCATGGGCCGGATCCCGCAGCCTTTCGGTCAGGCCGAGCGGGCGATGAAGGGGGCCAGCGACGCCCTGGGCCAGAGCCAGCCGGGCGACGCGGTGGGCCCGCAGGGGGACGCCATCGAGGCCCTTCAGGACGGCGCCCAGGCGCTGTCGGAGGCGATGCAGCAACAGCAGCAGGCCGGCGGCGGTGCAGCCCCCACGCCCGGCGCCCAGGGCCGCGCCCAAGACGGGCAGATCCGCGATCCGCTGAACAACGACAGCGACGACAGCCAGGGCTACGCCACCGACGGCAATACCCGCCACGGCATTCCGGCGGAGAGCGACCTGCTGCGCTCGCGACGGATCTTCGACGAGCTGCGCCGGCGCTCCGGCGAGCGCGACCGGCCGGCCCAGGAACTGGACTATATCGACCGCCTGCTGAAGCGCTTCTGAAGCTGCGCCGCGCCGATCCGGCGCGCCGTCGGGCATGCGGCGTGTCGATGGGCCGCGTCTGCCCGGCGATCGCCGAGGATGACAGAACCGCCCCCGCTTCCTATGTGTTTACCTTGGAAACGGGATCGATCTGCGAAGGGGCAGGCATATGGCACGACCGGAAGTCGACTGGGACGACGAGTACTCGGCTCCCAAACACCGCTTCCTGCCGGGCCGCGGATTTGCGCGGTTCAGTGGCTATACCCTGATCGTCCTGGCCGTCCTGATCGTCCTGTACTACCTGATCGGCGCCGTGGCGATGCACAGCATCGACGACGATCCGAACTTCCAGGCGATCAACGAGCCGGAGGGCGGCAGCCATTCGGTGGCGGTCACGGCGGCGCTGATCGAGCGCGAGGTCGATACCCATTTCTGGACGGCCAACGATCCGTTCTTCTATCCCTCGGCCCTGCTCGACAACACGCCGAACTACCAGCAGGGCATCGTCTACGCCCTGTCGCGCTTCACCATCGAGTTGGCCGACCAGATCGGCCGGACCCGAGGGTCGTCCGAGGTGGACGCCGATCTGGATCGGGCGGCGGGCCTGCTGAAATACCCCGGCAACGTCTGGATCTTCGATCTCTCCACGTCGTTCCTGCCGACGCCCGCCTCGGAAAGCCAGTACCGGGCGGCGGCGCGCGCGCTCAAGGCCTATAACGAGCGTCTGGCGGCGGGCCAGGCGATCTTCGAGCGCCGCTCGGACAATCTGATCGCCACCCTCGACCGCATCGCCTCCGACCTCGGCTCGGCCTCGGCGACCCTGGACCAGCATCTGGCCAAGCCGCGGCCGCTGCTGGTCGACACCAAGGTCGACGACATCTTCTACGGGGTGAAGGGGCGGCTCTATGGCTACGCCATCGTGCTGCGGGAGCTCGGCCGCGACTTCGACGGGGTGATCAAGGACCGCCAGCTCCGCCCGGCCTGGGACCAGATGATGCAGTCGCTCAACCAGGCGGCCATTCTCGATCCGGTGGTGGTGATGAACGGCGCGCCCGACGGCGCCTA
It includes:
- a CDS encoding endonuclease/exonuclease/phosphatase family protein is translated as MRLVVATYNIQYALGQDGRYDIARIADAVADADIILFQEVTQNWARNDGEDQVAELAARLNRYVVFGSTFDSDASTVVDGTVVNRRRTFGNMIASRWPILSSRTQLLPKHALPETMDVQRCVVEGICQTPAGPIRAYSVHLSHISAGQRLPQVEVLMRFIREGGTDALPADGPFPNAWAGDAVDVPLTDTVILGGDFNCTAESREIELVCGEMDPHRGRLRRADQLVDTFVAAGHDPLAASTFYTQESGYKIDHLVATLDLAGAVVRSWIGDSKASDHYPVFAELDWAGRTV
- a CDS encoding TAXI family TRAP transporter solute-binding subunit; this translates as MTTLTRLSVALLSFAAILVSVDPPASAAQEPKFFRIGTGGVNGTYYPIGSIIGNAISSPPGSRACEAGGSCGVPGLIGIVVSSNGSVANIEAMERGEIDSGFAQSDVIHAAYTGTGAFAGREPMTDLRVIASLYAEHMQLVVGAETDIATLADLAGQRVSLDEPGSGTLLLATGLLEAAGIGTGGVIAEYMKPGPAASLMARNELDAFFIVAGVPTNAVANLIRARQARIVPLDGPAVDALLERHEFLTRAPIPATVYGPDQKEIDTFGVTAQWVTTAGAPDDLVYAVCKALWNDATRTLLDGGHPGGKQVRLTSALIGVNVPLHAGAERCYADLEKADKK
- the argH gene encoding argininosuccinate lyase encodes the protein MTDSTPANSMWGGRFAAGPAEAMERINPSIDFDRRLWREDILGSKAHAEMLTAQGIITAEDGAAIAQGLDDIWGEIESGSFKFSHALEDIHLNVENRLREKIGDAAGRLHTGRSRNDQIALDMKLWTRGAVDALEVELKDLQAALIEQADRHAETIMPGFTHLQPAQPVTFGHHLLAYVEMIGRDRSRLADARRRLNESPLGAAALAGTPFPIDRHMTASKLGFDRPAANSLDAVSDRDFVMEVLAAAGICAVHLSRLAEELIIWTTPQFRFVKLSDAFTTGSSIMPQKKNPDGAELVKGKAGRILAAFTGTAIVLKGLPLAYGKDMQEDKEPCFDAVDNLGLCIACTTGMIRDLQANPDSMRKAVVAGFPTATDLADWLVRETGMPFRDAHHVTGRAVKAAEERGCGLEDLPLDVLREIHPAIDDRIYGVLSVEASLNARTSYGGTAPVRVREQVAEARKRFLGDGS
- a CDS encoding class I SAM-dependent methyltransferase translates to MDDPIGGHPTRAEQLDILVAAADAVLRQGEAVLDLGCGTGYLAHLLFQRRDDVAFTGVDRKGESLEAARGRFGDRARFVEGDLGDIGAIEIGGGPFKVIATALTFHDLEDAAKRSVIAWAAERLAPGGVFLLYDRLRLTTPATFELQRAIWARIEAIHGRPMRTAQTFSDYEADLSQSNRPARLDDYVRWFTELGLEHQILHLHGNVALIAAAKREDTE
- a CDS encoding TIGR02302 family protein, whose product is MRNPQTPDRSTFKEGADPSGVLAAKLALAKAVLGWERLWPSLWPPLVIATLFIALALIGVPGWIGDLTYGWGHLTLLVALGAAFLWSLRRGAQRWQPATHADAVRRLERDSGLSHRPLSSLGDRPADEANYMGLAIWRAHLKREAARLKGLKVGAPEPSMARLDRYGLRAGLAFALVLGLAIAAGNPGQRIAQAFQPDLRSPYAAAPPTLDVWINPPAYTGRVPMLLARAVETQEGGAAPAAETPPERLAVPVGSVLLAKVNGGEGTPELAVAEGEGDQARETVRPFETVGTRAHQIEMPIEAGTALTIRQDGDDLAGWTITVVPDLKPTVSMAEPPAATERAALMIHFAASDDYGLDAVEARIDRLDSLSEVASEAPIVLPLSLPGSAPEAVDAKDYHDLTPHPWAGQPVRITLVARDAIGQEGLSEPLTIILPERQFTHPVAQAIIEQRKRLTTEPGEKDDIAQVLMSIAVRPHHYFEDLVTFLALRTAAGRLVLNDESPEMVEAVQKLLWDTALRVEDGELSLAERELREIERKIMDLLAEDSVDQAELDKLMDELRQAIDKMLQAMAEQMQEMMRNGEQNAEQMQEVDPNRIIERQDLMDMLERAREMAQAGAKDAAREMLSQLRELMENLRAGRPQMMSPEQLAAREMMRQLQDLAEQQQRLMDETFKNHQQEQQFGNRGQQNLGNQPFGSQPGQQPGQRGEQGQPGQRPGQGQNGQGQNGQGQSPQGMSAEQLAQMQEQLRRQLGEFMRKLGEGMGRIPQPFGQAERAMKGASDALGQSQPGDAVGPQGDAIEALQDGAQALSEAMQQQQQAGGGAAPTPGAQGRAQDGQIRDPLNNDSDDSQGYATDGNTRHGIPAESDLLRSRRIFDELRRRSGERDRPAQELDYIDRLLKRF
- a CDS encoding TlpA disulfide reductase family protein, which gives rise to MASAGPAAKRPPHIEFAGVESVMAFLGSLSSWSPRRLALVGGVVGLVAALAAGGAILTVASASGPPAFSGGYGAWEAFADPQPAPDIDFLDPDGERINLDAYAGQTVLVNFWATWCAPCIRELPALDELQVDLGSDAFRVLIISIDRKGLEVAQPFLDGLDVTHLKTAADPKGALAREMKATGLPTTVLISPDGKVMGRILGDAEWNSDGAKELVRYYLQ
- a CDS encoding DUF2333 family protein translates to MARPEVDWDDEYSAPKHRFLPGRGFARFSGYTLIVLAVLIVLYYLIGAVAMHSIDDDPNFQAINEPEGGSHSVAVTAALIEREVDTHFWTANDPFFYPSALLDNTPNYQQGIVYALSRFTIELADQIGRTRGSSEVDADLDRAAGLLKYPGNVWIFDLSTSFLPTPASESQYRAAARALKAYNERLAAGQAIFERRSDNLIATLDRIASDLGSASATLDQHLAKPRPLLVDTKVDDIFYGVKGRLYGYAIVLRELGRDFDGVIKDRQLRPAWDQMMQSLNQAAILDPVVVMNGAPDGAYFPSHLAVQGFYLLRARTQLREITNILLK
- a CDS encoding Ldh family oxidoreductase, with the translated sequence MTERYAAQALIDYAEALFVGAGLPADKAALVAPLMVEADLMGHTTHGLQLVGAYLAALKDGSMTATGMPEVLSDRGPVVVWDGMRLSGVWLTASAVDLAVERARRYGTCTVSIRRSHHIACLAAFLQRATDEGMMVTLTCSDPAVASVAPFGGTRAIYTPDPMAVGIPTSGDPILIDISASITTNGLTNRLHKEGRTLEHPWLIDAEGNPSKDPAVLFTDPPGTILPVGGLDHGHKGYGLALIVEALTQGLSGHGRADPPEGWGASIWVQVQDPTAFAGADAFSRQTDRLVELCRTNPPRPGVDAVRLPGDGALARKRAALAEGVALYPGIMEGLAEWAGKLGVTPPAPL